From the genome of Culicoidibacter larvae, one region includes:
- a CDS encoding nicotinamide mononucleotide transporter family protein has product MNKLMDYLTNDERGQKAYAIGFLVSGVLLSILISVLFFDPQTSTVWFEAFKLAVACGGYLCVYLLAIRRNSGNVTGFVVNIGEIIIQASYGAFGLAINPIFYGATHLWGMIAWNKSKQDDGTIQTKKAHKVGLVVSGIFLVIAAAIVGYLWFNGYFVEMTGMFIGLNILAIILGTIAQGTMIAQFKFAWWFWFASNIVWFIINVTTGNAIFALQTVLYQVNVVFALYDQYKNNK; this is encoded by the coding sequence ATGAATAAGCTGATGGATTATTTGACGAATGATGAGCGTGGGCAGAAGGCCTACGCGATAGGGTTCTTAGTTAGTGGTGTACTGCTTTCGATTTTGATTTCGGTGTTATTTTTTGATCCGCAGACTTCGACGGTTTGGTTTGAGGCGTTTAAGTTGGCGGTGGCTTGTGGTGGGTACTTGTGTGTGTACTTGCTGGCGATTCGTCGGAATAGCGGGAATGTGACCGGGTTCGTGGTGAATATTGGTGAGATTATTATTCAGGCGAGTTATGGTGCTTTTGGGCTGGCAATTAATCCGATTTTCTATGGTGCGACACATTTGTGGGGGATGATTGCCTGGAACAAGAGCAAGCAGGATGATGGTACGATTCAGACGAAGAAGGCGCACAAGGTGGGCTTGGTCGTGAGTGGTATCTTCTTGGTGATTGCGGCAGCGATTGTTGGCTACTTGTGGTTTAATGGTTATTTCGTAGAAATGACCGGGATGTTTATTGGGTTGAATATTTTAGCAATCATCCTCGGGACGATTGCGCAGGGGACAATGATTGCGCAGTTTAAGTTTGCGTGGTGGTTCTGGTTCGCCAGCAATATTGTTTGGTTCATTATTAATGTTACGACCGGGAATGCGATTTTTGCGTTGCAAACGGTGCTGTATCAAGTGAATGTTGTATTTGCTTTGTATGATCAGTATAAGAATAACAAGTAG
- a CDS encoding DUF1294 domain-containing protein produces MELLIIYVVMMSVALLIAMVVDKRRAIKHKSRVAEQTLLFLAVAGGAPGGLVGMYLWRHKCRKWYFVLVYWLAAIVWVGGLFYIGK; encoded by the coding sequence ATGGAGTTGTTAATTATATACGTCGTTATGATGAGTGTTGCGCTTTTGATTGCGATGGTTGTGGATAAGCGTCGGGCGATTAAGCATAAGTCACGTGTTGCTGAGCAGACTTTATTGTTCTTGGCGGTCGCTGGCGGAGCACCGGGTGGGCTGGTCGGCATGTATTTATGGCGCCACAAATGCCGGAAGTGGTATTTCGTGCTGGTCTATTGGCTGGCAGCAATCGTCTGGGTTGGCGGTTTGTTTTATATAGGAAAATGA
- a CDS encoding nicotinate phosphoribosyltransferase — protein sequence MKEKNLILQTDSYKLSHFQQFPDGMTYMFDYIESRGGAYGYTRFFGLQYLLKEYLERRVTMAMVDEAAAIAAWHGVPFNYDGWKYIVEVLDGKLPLLIRAVPEGAIVRNHNALVTVESTDANVPWIVGWAETLLMKVWYPVTVTTFSYKVHRMIGAFLELTSDNAESELPFKLHDFGYRGASSEESAGIGGMSHLVNFMGTDTLAALLYARDYYGAEQAGFSVPASEHSTMTSWGRERESDAFRNMIEKHDEFPLISIVSDSYNFYEAVENKFGVELHDVIMAHDGFVVIRPDSGDALTNILFTLESAEKHFGVTLNSKGYKVLNKIRILQGDGVSENVIYDILLTMKKEGYSAENIAFGVGGALLQGNYQSSINRDTHKFAMKCSAIGLGAGDAFKLQDVYKSPITDRGKVSKRGRLDTIVNGDGRVETVNIDQLPLGEYHPDTILQTVYRDGGIVKLYGWDEVKENEDLVPHAFPSGLEGK from the coding sequence ATGAAAGAGAAAAATTTAATTTTACAGACGGATAGTTATAAGTTGTCGCATTTTCAGCAGTTTCCTGATGGTATGACGTATATGTTTGATTATATCGAGAGTCGTGGCGGGGCGTATGGCTACACGCGATTTTTCGGTTTGCAGTATTTGCTGAAGGAATATTTGGAACGTCGGGTGACGATGGCGATGGTTGACGAGGCGGCAGCTATCGCGGCTTGGCATGGGGTGCCGTTTAATTACGATGGCTGGAAATATATTGTTGAGGTTCTTGACGGAAAGTTGCCGTTGTTAATTCGTGCGGTGCCGGAGGGTGCGATTGTGCGCAATCATAATGCGTTGGTGACGGTTGAGAGTACTGATGCGAATGTGCCGTGGATTGTTGGCTGGGCGGAGACTTTGTTGATGAAGGTGTGGTATCCGGTGACGGTGACGACGTTTAGTTATAAGGTGCATCGGATGATTGGTGCGTTTTTGGAGCTGACGAGTGATAATGCTGAGAGTGAGTTGCCGTTTAAGCTGCATGATTTTGGTTATCGCGGGGCGTCGAGTGAGGAGAGCGCCGGTATTGGCGGGATGTCACACTTGGTGAATTTTATGGGTACTGATACTTTGGCAGCGTTGCTGTATGCGCGTGATTATTATGGTGCGGAGCAGGCCGGCTTTAGCGTGCCGGCGAGTGAGCATTCGACGATGACGTCGTGGGGACGCGAGCGTGAGAGCGATGCGTTCCGGAATATGATTGAGAAGCATGATGAATTTCCGTTGATTAGTATTGTTTCGGATTCGTATAATTTTTATGAGGCGGTTGAGAATAAGTTTGGTGTTGAGTTGCATGATGTGATTATGGCGCATGATGGTTTTGTGGTGATTCGTCCGGATAGTGGTGATGCTTTGACGAATATTTTGTTTACGTTGGAGAGTGCTGAGAAGCATTTTGGCGTGACGCTGAATTCCAAAGGCTACAAGGTGTTGAATAAAATCCGTATTTTGCAGGGCGATGGCGTTTCTGAGAATGTGATTTATGATATCTTGCTGACGATGAAGAAGGAAGGGTACTCGGCAGAGAATATTGCTTTTGGAGTCGGTGGTGCTTTGTTGCAAGGTAATTATCAGTCGTCAATTAATCGCGATACCCATAAGTTTGCGATGAAGTGTTCGGCAATTGGTTTAGGTGCTGGTGATGCGTTTAAGCTGCAAGATGTGTATAAGTCGCCGATTACTGATCGCGGTAAGGTGTCTAAACGTGGGCGTTTGGACACGATTGTCAATGGGGACGGTCGCGTCGAAACCGTCAACATTGACCAGCTTCCTCTAGGGGAATATCATCCGGACACGATTTTGCAGACGGTGTATCGTGATGGTGGCATTGTGAAGTTGTATGGTTGGGATGAGGTTAAGGAAAATGAGGATTTGGTGCCACATGCGTTCCCGTCTGGACTGGAGGGAAAATAG
- a CDS encoding DEAD/DEAH box helicase: MGTLLNELLDGTMNFDEIMNECERDIFFNGPIGADTLEKLAYIKEYYPEIFKPWEEKILNIMGLFYKDISPDFDDLEGLIFSLYNKTINANVNNIKFTPVQNSIRAKIDSNKVYSFSAPTGIGKSYVFTSLITKATGDIVIIVPSRALINEYLIKLDTLNLAKNVSVLPFVDIINKKNTSRRIFVLTPERARMLFKFKSDIQLELVLVDEAQLINDAGFRSVLYDSVIRRINKFFLKAKIVFAHPFVANPEAQISRNKLDLNQKSSSTLYKEKSVGQMFLAYDENNDEFFHFGINIKVFGNRRVKTIQDPIKRKLLNGSTLLVYTSKAKIYRHEYLQSKWFKEYIDSINVPYNKVAPYVEKLEKIIGGDVEESKLEYSATLSLLKQGVAMHHGSLPLNARVVIEEFIKSGYCKICFCTSTLAQGINMPFDIVWIDKWEGEALLLKNIIGRAGRPTINDEFDYGLVVLGKLSHIPKMRKLITVEPTLNSTSLLDIDQEDQSLDTEFTEFISAIITDDFNDDFSLPNSVIERFSGIELDQLLERILMILFPVDSKTIISPIQYKEMTKARREELKECFRSLYENYLLRKLTKTEKSVLSTAIQIFIWKIGGKTFREIVRYRYRYILSKDETGSMKLRFTHKVVNFPDKEAKNLIPLFHIENGIDAFSYDQLIFDTYDYLDKIIDFKLLDVFWAQFMKYAERNKITEPVYFEKAITFCNLIKYGRFEEKEILLLRYGISSDNIEQVIKCVEEISDEELILDREKVMELEEEVIKEVKRYL, from the coding sequence ATGGGAACATTACTGAATGAATTATTAGATGGTACTATGAACTTTGATGAAATCATGAATGAGTGTGAAAGAGATATTTTTTTTAACGGTCCAATTGGTGCAGACACGCTTGAAAAACTTGCCTATATAAAAGAATATTATCCAGAAATATTTAAACCTTGGGAAGAAAAAATATTAAATATAATGGGATTGTTTTACAAAGATATTTCGCCAGATTTTGATGATTTAGAAGGACTAATTTTTTCTCTATATAATAAAACTATTAATGCTAATGTGAATAATATAAAATTTACTCCTGTTCAAAACAGTATTAGAGCAAAGATTGACTCAAATAAAGTTTACAGTTTCTCTGCCCCTACTGGTATTGGGAAATCTTATGTATTTACTTCTTTAATAACTAAAGCAACCGGCGATATTGTTATTATCGTTCCATCGAGGGCGCTAATAAATGAATACTTAATTAAACTTGATACTTTGAATTTAGCTAAAAATGTAAGTGTTCTACCATTTGTAGACATTATTAATAAAAAAAACACTTCCCGTAGGATATTTGTTTTGACCCCAGAACGTGCCAGAATGTTGTTTAAGTTCAAGTCGGATATTCAACTAGAACTAGTCTTAGTTGATGAAGCACAATTAATAAATGATGCAGGTTTTAGGAGTGTACTATATGATTCTGTGATTAGAAGAATTAATAAATTTTTTTTGAAAGCAAAGATTGTTTTTGCACATCCCTTTGTGGCTAATCCTGAAGCGCAAATATCGAGAAATAAACTAGACTTAAACCAGAAAAGCTCATCTACCTTATACAAAGAGAAATCGGTTGGCCAGATGTTTTTGGCCTATGATGAGAATAATGATGAATTTTTCCACTTTGGAATTAACATAAAAGTATTTGGCAATAGAAGGGTTAAAACTATCCAAGATCCTATTAAGCGGAAACTCCTTAATGGATCAACATTGTTGGTGTATACTTCTAAGGCTAAGATATATAGACATGAATATTTGCAAAGTAAATGGTTCAAAGAATATATCGATTCAATTAATGTCCCATATAATAAAGTTGCTCCCTATGTTGAAAAGCTAGAAAAAATTATAGGCGGAGATGTTGAAGAAAGCAAGTTAGAGTACTCTGCTACACTAAGTTTACTTAAACAAGGGGTAGCCATGCACCATGGTTCTTTACCTCTAAATGCTCGAGTTGTCATTGAAGAGTTTATTAAATCTGGGTATTGTAAAATATGTTTTTGTACATCAACATTAGCTCAAGGGATAAATATGCCATTTGATATTGTTTGGATTGATAAATGGGAGGGGGAAGCGCTACTATTAAAGAATATTATAGGTAGAGCTGGACGGCCAACAATAAATGATGAATTTGACTATGGGTTAGTAGTTTTAGGGAAATTAAGTCATATTCCTAAAATGCGTAAATTGATAACAGTAGAACCAACCCTAAATAGTACTTCTTTGTTAGACATTGATCAAGAAGATCAAAGTTTAGATACTGAATTCACTGAATTTATTTCAGCAATAATAACGGATGACTTTAATGATGACTTTTCTTTGCCTAATAGTGTTATAGAGAGATTTTCCGGTATTGAATTAGATCAATTATTAGAAAGGATATTAATGATTTTATTTCCAGTTGATAGTAAAACAATAATTTCTCCTATACAGTATAAAGAAATGACTAAAGCTCGTAGAGAAGAGTTAAAAGAGTGTTTTCGTTCTTTATATGAGAATTACTTATTGAGAAAGTTAACAAAAACAGAGAAATCTGTTTTATCAACTGCTATACAAATTTTTATCTGGAAAATTGGTGGGAAAACCTTTCGTGAGATTGTTCGTTATAGATATCGGTATATTCTCTCCAAAGATGAGACGGGTAGTATGAAATTAAGATTTACTCATAAAGTTGTAAATTTTCCAGATAAAGAAGCAAAGAACCTGATACCATTATTTCATATTGAAAATGGAATAGATGCATTTAGTTATGACCAACTTATTTTTGATACTTATGACTATTTAGATAAGATAATAGATTTCAAGCTGTTAGATGTTTTTTGGGCACAATTTATGAAATACGCAGAAAGAAATAAAATTACAGAACCAGTATACTTTGAAAAAGCAATAACCTTTTGTAATCTAATAAAGTATGGTAGATTTGAAGAAAAAGAAATATTACTTTTAAGATATGGTATATCTTCTGACAATATTGAACAGGTTATCAAGTGTGTGGAAGAAATATCAGATGAAGAACTAATTTTAGATAGAGAAAAAGTGATGGAGTTAGAGGAAGAAGTAATTAAGGAAGTCAAAAGGTATTTATAA
- a CDS encoding GAP family protein, with translation MVALGEAFRAILLPAIGIAVSPVPIIGLMIILLGDKPRRNSILFSIGWVVGVSVVFAIAYFLGSLTVNITWVPTMAYRISLFILGVALVLLGMRQFSKRPRSKADVHTSRWLKALTTIGPAGALLLGFALSALNPEDMLLALGAGVQVGALNLAANAATLIIASFILLASSTILIPTIIFMVLGNRLEATLHKVWDWLKYYNVIIMAVLLVVIGLDIIAKAIS, from the coding sequence ATGGTAGCTTTGGGTGAGGCGTTTAGAGCAATATTGTTGCCGGCGATCGGGATTGCTGTTAGTCCGGTGCCAATCATTGGGCTTATGATTATTCTGCTTGGCGACAAACCGCGACGCAATAGTATTTTGTTCTCCATTGGCTGGGTTGTTGGTGTGAGTGTTGTATTTGCTATTGCTTATTTTTTAGGTTCGTTAACGGTCAATATTACTTGGGTGCCGACAATGGCCTATCGCATTAGTTTGTTTATATTAGGGGTAGCGCTAGTATTGTTGGGGATGCGGCAATTCAGTAAGCGGCCACGTTCTAAAGCTGATGTGCATACTTCGCGCTGGTTAAAAGCGCTGACTACAATTGGTCCTGCCGGAGCCTTACTTCTGGGTTTCGCGCTTTCAGCGCTGAATCCTGAAGATATGCTGCTGGCACTTGGTGCCGGTGTGCAAGTTGGGGCACTCAACTTGGCAGCCAATGCGGCGACGCTGATCATTGCCAGCTTCATTTTGTTGGCAAGTTCAACAATTCTTATACCGACAATTATCTTTATGGTGCTTGGCAACCGTTTAGAAGCAACGCTGCATAAAGTTTGGGATTGGCTGAAATATTACAACGTTATTATTATGGCGGTTCTGCTTGTTGTTATTGGCTTAGATATTATTGCTAAAGCGATTAGTTGA
- a CDS encoding NUDIX domain-containing protein, producing MNNTEKDFLQEYKITDYEQPSVTVDIVPFAYDDAHEQLQILLVKRKRHPFQDCWALAGGFINSDESAPEAVMRETLEETGVAVSRESIEQLYTFTRPGRDPRGWIMSIAYLAFLEEASVVRAADDAADSAWFAVRVRADYLELYSAEKDVRLEIAFEGAEQTAVRPDDAALAFDHDRIVRMAYLRIKNKLYYEPILLHALKAPFDLKTTNRLYQAFLGIPVEYENHCRKLKPYLEKVGKAKGNVGRAAFVYRLK from the coding sequence ATGAATAATACTGAGAAAGATTTTTTGCAGGAGTATAAGATTACTGATTATGAGCAGCCGTCAGTGACGGTGGATATTGTGCCGTTTGCGTATGATGATGCCCATGAACAGTTGCAGATATTGTTGGTGAAGCGGAAGCGTCATCCATTTCAGGATTGTTGGGCTTTGGCGGGTGGATTCATTAACTCGGATGAATCGGCGCCGGAGGCAGTGATGCGTGAAACGCTGGAAGAAACCGGGGTTGCGGTTTCGCGCGAGAGTATCGAGCAGTTGTATACTTTTACGCGTCCGGGGCGTGATCCGCGCGGTTGGATTATGTCGATTGCGTATTTAGCATTTCTGGAAGAGGCAAGTGTTGTTCGGGCAGCTGATGACGCGGCGGATTCAGCTTGGTTTGCAGTGCGGGTGCGTGCTGATTATTTGGAGCTATATTCAGCTGAGAAGGATGTGCGCTTGGAGATTGCTTTTGAGGGTGCTGAGCAGACAGCGGTGCGGCCGGATGATGCGGCGCTTGCTTTTGACCATGACCGGATTGTACGGATGGCATATTTGCGGATTAAAAATAAGTTGTATTATGAGCCGATTTTGTTGCATGCTTTGAAGGCACCTTTTGATTTGAAGACGACTAATCGCTTGTACCAGGCGTTCTTAGGGATTCCGGTTGAGTATGAAAATCATTGTCGGAAGTTGAAACCGTATTTGGAAAAAGTTGGCAAGGCTAAAGGAAATGTTGGCCGGGCAGCTTTTGTCTATCGGTTGAAGTAA
- a CDS encoding endonuclease/exonuclease/phosphatase family protein, which translates to MKRFFKIVSSSIVAIALLFITLPQFPVTAAFTAIHDIQGTTHTSPLVGQTVSVQGVVTSLDVNKGLQGFYIQAKSVDEDNDPRTAEGIYVKLASPITSGWTTKEGNFVEVDGIVAELPAATYSGSAAAELTQTAISSATIVSTDSGDYLDEVSIQLLGDGGLTIPHQTVKNGSMSDDLDITSAMDFFEALEGMRVQVNDPQLVAPPSYDTYNVTVQSPGGQLKSANGGIIATPDSSHYDILNLQVPYAFSNQAGMSNMLGQTGDTINGSLTGVMTYNYTQYKIFLDYNQFNSSTKTFKPEVATFNEKNIQQMVTSLSSSNDVLTVAAFNVENYSAMPNKTSDEKSLQVAKGIVTNLGAPDIVSLEEIQDNSGNNKGDGTSAADQSIQRLLDDIIAVGGPNYQALNIDPEFNQDGGATNGNIRVVILYNPDRVEALNVQAGDHTTAATIQDTDGEAMLVQNPARIGVGSTNFISTRKSLVGQFRFNDEVVTVIGNHFSSKGGDEGMFGINQPPTLHSETKRIEQAREVNAFVQSMLAINPDAHIVVLGDMNDYEFTPVLQTLSGNELTNMTNSLPAETRYSYLYQGRQQTLDHILVNSKHLAQTQIEAIHMNADFTVKNGQVSDHDPMIISMQVKANDIEDSSNNNTDKTTENQTGSNSNSNLPQTGGTPAETIIVGIIIVALGTTVWFKTRKSE; encoded by the coding sequence ATGAAAAGATTTTTTAAGATTGTAAGTAGCAGCATTGTTGCAATAGCATTATTATTTATTACCTTGCCACAATTTCCGGTTACTGCGGCCTTTACGGCTATCCACGATATCCAAGGTACTACCCACACGTCACCTTTAGTTGGTCAAACCGTTTCAGTGCAGGGAGTAGTCACCTCACTTGATGTCAACAAAGGCTTGCAAGGCTTCTATATTCAAGCAAAAAGTGTTGATGAGGATAATGATCCGCGCACGGCTGAAGGCATTTATGTCAAATTAGCCAGTCCAATTACCAGCGGATGGACAACAAAAGAAGGTAACTTTGTTGAGGTTGATGGGATTGTCGCAGAATTACCAGCTGCTACATATTCTGGCAGCGCGGCCGCTGAACTGACGCAAACAGCGATCAGTTCAGCCACTATAGTGAGCACTGATTCCGGCGACTACTTAGATGAGGTTTCAATTCAACTACTTGGTGACGGCGGTTTGACGATTCCTCACCAAACAGTGAAAAACGGAAGTATGAGCGATGACTTAGATATAACTTCAGCAATGGATTTCTTTGAGGCGCTCGAAGGTATGCGAGTACAAGTCAATGACCCGCAACTAGTCGCGCCACCAAGTTATGACACTTACAATGTAACGGTGCAAAGCCCTGGCGGACAATTGAAAAGTGCTAACGGTGGCATTATTGCTACCCCTGATTCAAGTCACTATGATATTTTAAATCTGCAAGTTCCTTACGCATTTTCTAATCAAGCCGGCATGTCTAATATGCTTGGCCAAACCGGGGACACCATTAACGGTTCTTTAACCGGGGTTATGACTTATAATTATACGCAGTATAAAATATTTTTAGATTATAACCAATTCAATTCCAGCACCAAAACCTTCAAACCTGAAGTTGCCACTTTCAACGAGAAAAACATTCAACAAATGGTAACCAGCTTAAGCTCTAGCAATGATGTTTTAACCGTCGCCGCATTCAACGTTGAAAATTACAGCGCAATGCCAAATAAAACCAGCGATGAGAAGTCATTGCAAGTAGCCAAAGGAATTGTTACTAATCTTGGCGCTCCCGACATTGTCAGCCTCGAGGAAATTCAAGATAATTCCGGTAATAACAAAGGTGATGGTACTTCTGCTGCTGACCAAAGTATTCAGCGCTTACTTGATGACATCATTGCTGTAGGCGGACCAAATTATCAAGCCCTTAACATTGATCCTGAATTCAATCAAGACGGCGGTGCTACCAATGGTAACATTCGCGTCGTCATTCTTTACAACCCCGACCGCGTTGAAGCACTCAATGTACAAGCCGGTGACCATACAACTGCTGCTACAATTCAAGATACTGACGGAGAAGCAATGCTAGTGCAGAACCCGGCACGTATCGGTGTTGGCAGCACTAACTTTATTTCAACCCGTAAATCGCTAGTCGGACAATTCCGCTTTAATGATGAAGTTGTAACCGTTATTGGTAATCACTTCTCATCTAAAGGCGGCGATGAAGGCATGTTCGGCATCAACCAACCACCAACCTTACATAGCGAAACTAAACGTATTGAACAGGCTCGTGAAGTAAATGCTTTTGTTCAATCAATGTTAGCTATCAATCCCGATGCCCACATTGTCGTTCTTGGCGACATGAATGATTATGAATTCACTCCCGTATTACAAACATTAAGCGGCAACGAACTTACTAATATGACTAATAGCTTACCCGCTGAAACCCGGTACAGCTATCTCTATCAAGGTCGTCAGCAAACCCTCGACCACATCTTAGTCAACAGCAAACACCTGGCGCAAACCCAAATTGAAGCTATCCACATGAATGCTGATTTCACTGTGAAAAACGGTCAAGTCAGTGACCACGACCCAATGATTATCAGTATGCAAGTAAAAGCGAATGACATTGAGGATTCTAGCAACAACAATACTGACAAAACGACTGAAAACCAAACCGGTTCAAACAGTAACTCAAACCTGCCACAAACTGGTGGCACTCCGGCCGAAACTATTATCGTCGGTATCATCATTGTAGCCTTAGGTACTACTGTTTGGTTCAAAACTCGTAAATCTGAATAA